In Microbulbifer sp. THAF38, the sequence TTTGTTTACCAAATTTTGTGACCAGTGACCCACAAACTAAGATTATGCCTAGTGCTCTAACTCAATTGAGGGGAGATTGTATATGTCCATTGCCGCACATGAACTGGAGCTGGATTTTCCCGAGCATGCCGAAACCATCAAACAATTGATCAGGGACGACGTAGAATTCAAGCTGGACAATGACCTCTACCGAAGACTGGACAAACAGATACGAGGACTCCAGGACAGTGGCATCGGCACCGATGACGATCATTATTCAAGCCTGAAAAAACAGCGAGCCTACCTCAAGCAACATCTCTACAATCGCATTACCGATGTCGTTCCTCATCATTAGCATTTGAGAGATGTGCCCATCGTAATTAGCGGTGCTAGATCACGAACGCCTTCTCAATAAAACGCCAAAGTGATCCAGTGCCGCCATGCGGCTCTATCTCACCTATTCTTCATCCTTAGTCTGTACAGCTCGCATCTTGATAAAGATGCTGGCGACCTAACACCACTAAAAATAAATGGGATCTAAAAACGTCCCACCAGGGCATAAATGACGTAGGTTCGCAGACAGATAGAAAAACCGCAGGCGTGAAGGTCTTCTGTCGGAATTTCACTAGTAGCGTCACAATCATGTGGCTTGCCAAAATTGGGGTTATTTTGAAGCCAAAGTCGGCCTAAGACCCGATACATTCAATTTTTAAATATCACCCTTGTTACGCCCTTTTCTCATCTCGGTTTTAGACCAAAGACCTCAATTGAAGAGGAGCAAGGTTTCAATTAAGAGCCCTGGCTCCAGCTGCCAATTCATCCGCTCGAGCTTCTCTAAGCCCAGGAAAGCGTCGAAGTACTACTGGGTCAGAAGGAAAGAATACACTGCGCTCACGACGCGCTGTGAATACATCCCTGTAAACTCGTAATCGGCATCCATGCCTCATACGGTCCCGAGCACAGTGTATTCTTTCCTTCCCCCTTTTGAGTAACTCCGTTAAATGAATAACACCCTTATGACCTCAATGACCTCAAGCTAAAATTGGCGCCGCTATACCAATCTTTAGCTAGCCCTGAACCGGAGTCGA encodes:
- a CDS encoding YdcH family protein, coding for MSIAAHELELDFPEHAETIKQLIRDDVEFKLDNDLYRRLDKQIRGLQDSGIGTDDDHYSSLKKQRAYLKQHLYNRITDVVPHH